A window of Diabrotica virgifera virgifera chromosome 9, PGI_DIABVI_V3a contains these coding sequences:
- the LOC126891092 gene encoding uncharacterized protein LOC126891092 produces the protein MNCKQELILIRSNVDVDAVVSIDETERPKVEITKLQWNVAHVSPSMRKQLRLNSIAHKNIELPIKFRSWQMIEYPSLNNATRHTWAVKTSTNIETPRHIIIAFQKGRKSKITKDMSKFDHNDLKNIKVFLNSERYPYNDLQIDFGTNKFAQIYEMFGSFQKSYYNLNLNQPIFSPQDFKTKTPLIHIHCSRQKEVIQNGSVVLRIEFETNTPSTTDVSAYCLILHEKEFTYNPLTKIVKQY, from the coding sequence ATGAATTGTAAGCAGGAGCTTATTTTAATACGATCAAACGTTGATGTCGATGCGGTTGTGAGTATTGACGAAACCGAACGTCCTAAAGTCGAAATTACAAAATTACAGTGGAATGTAGCTCATGTTAGCCCAAGCATGCGTAAACAACTACGATTAAATAGTATAGCTCATAAAAATATTGAGCTACCAATTAAATTTCGTTCGTGGCAAATGATTGAATACCCATCATTAAATAATGCGACACGGCATACGTGGGCGGTAAAAACCAGTACTAACATTGAAACACCTAGACATATCATTATCGCATTTCAGAAAGGGAGAAAATCAAAGATTACTAAAGATATGAGCAAATTTGATCATAACGACCTtaaaaatataaaggtatttttgAATTCTGAACGATATCCTTATAATGATTTACAAATAGATTTTGGCACTAACAAATTCGCTCAAATTTATGAGATGTTTGGAAGTTTTCAGAAAAGTTATTATAATTTAAACTTAAACCAACCGATATTTAGCCCGCAAGATTTTAAAACTAAGACACCACTAATACATATACATTGTTCTAGACAGAAAGAAGTGATCCAAAATGGGTCCGTCGTTCTCCGTATCGAATTTGAAACAAATACACCTTCAACAACTGATGTATCTGCTTATTGTTTAATTTTACATGAGAAGGAATTTACATACAATCCACTAACAAAAATAGTAAAGCAGTATTAA